The stretch of DNA AAGTTCTGGGACACAGCCCGGAGGAAGCACAAACAAGGAAGTCAGCAGCTGTGTCCCGTGCTGTCCAGACCCCCGCAGCCCAAACATAAAGGCTGCCCGGGACAGGAGCCTCCAGAACTCACCGCCTTCCTCCCTGATTCCACTCCAGCCCCACGCCACCATGTGCCACACCAGCTGCTCCACGGGCTGCCAGTCGGCCTGCTGTGTGCTCAGCCCCTGCCAGATGTCCTGCTGTGTGCCCAGCTCTTGCCAGCCGGCCTCCTGCACCCCCAGCTCCTGCCAGACGTCCTGCTACGTGCCCGTGAGCTGCAGGCCCGCCGTGTCCGTGAGCTGCAAGCCCGCCCTGTACGTCGTCCCCTCCTGCcagtcctctgtgtgtgtgcccGTGAGCTGCAAGCCCCTCGTGTTCATGGCCTCCTCCTGCCAGTCCTCCGGGGGCTGCTAGCCCTCCCGCCCCGATGGTGAGAACGCCTCTAGAATTCAACCCTGCTCTACGGACCTGTCTCCTGTAGCGCCCCGTCCTGCTTCTGACCAGAATCCCCCCCAGCTGCTCCCAGGGCACAGGGGGCCACATCTGCGCCCCTCCTGGAGGAAGTCTTCAGCACCCTCCGGGTTCTGCACAGGCAGATGAAGAACGTGCCCAGTGGACCTTCGAAAGCCCATGGCGAGGATGTGGCAGGATGACCCGGATCCCTCTGTGACTCAGCGTGTCCCCTGTGGGAGGCCTAGTTTCCGGGGTCCTCTGTCTCCAGCGGGAACCAGCCCTGTGTGAGCCCAATAAACCATGCTTTCCTGATGCAGCTCTGCGCGCCTGGCTTCTGTTTCTGCACACCCTGTCTGTGCTACAAAGTGGGGAAGGCTAAGCCCCTTCTCACAGAGGCTCCTGGAAAGTGGGAACCCCTGTGGAGGACGTGGTGGTGCacgtggctggggggtggggcgtcACGTCAGTTATCCTGTGTCCTGGCTCCTGTGTTCCGGAAGGTTGAGTCCAGCTCCTAACTCTTTGTTACGTTAGATCTGCAGAACCCGACCAGGACGGGCCCCTGGATCATGACTCACTTCTATTGCTGGTCCATGTGTGGCCCGTTTTTAGCCGATGGATGATCAGTTACTGGTTATTATAATACCCCCAGGAGCCTACTCCCTAACGTGGATGCCGGGACAGCATCAGCCCTTTACCGCTGGCTTCTCAGGGTGGATCTGTGCGCTCTCTGCTGCCTTTTGAGACAGAGTGGAGCCACACCTCTGTGCCCTGGAGAGGCGTGCTTTCTCCCGCAGCCTCCGAATGATGGTAGGAGGCTGTCCTGCATGTACTGGCCTTGAACTCGCTTCCACCGCATGCGTTCTTGGGAGGATTCGTGTGCGTGCGTCCTCTTGACACTTCCCTGCTGCTCTATCCCGGGCCGCTGCTGTACAAGGGCCGGTGTGGGTGCCGGGGGACGGGGGCAGGGGGGCCGAGCCGTGCGCTGCCCTTGTCCCACCTTTGCCGCCTGGGACCCTTCCATCGAGGCCAGCTGACGCCCTGTGTCTCCCCGCGGCAAGGCAGGCACCTTGTGCGTGTTGGGCAGTGCCGCAGGCGGGTGCATGGGGCCAGGCTGTGTGGTCGCGGGACACACTTCCCCCTTGCCACCCTGAGAACGGGCACCATCTGgaagccctgggccatggaggagATTTGGGGAATTCGGCTTCTCAATCACTTGGTCTCTGCAGACACCATAGCTCCATGCCTTGTTTCTGGGGGTTTGTTTTGGGATGAATTTTCTGGGTCAGAGAGTGGGTGCACTTGAGACCCACTGGCCTGGCACCTCACTGGTGTGTAGCAGGAGGGGGCCTGGCTGCCGGCCACTGGGCAGCAGAGGGATGGGCAGCCACCGGCCAGCCGGCAGGAGGCACGGCTCAGCCATGCAGGGGACACCACGTGGCGGGCACAGCAGAAACTCCCCTGGCCTGGGGGAGGGTGCCACCCAGGGGTCCTGCGGCAGGGCAGCAGGCGTGGTGCGCAGGGGCTcgaggctgggctgggctgggcccggGCAGGGGACACCAACACAGAGCAGAATGGCCGTCTCCCTGGACGTTCCCCTGGACGTTCCTCTGGACATTCCTTCCACCCAGGTGTCTGTATTTGATGTGTTGGCTGCACCGCTTGGCCCGCGACACCTGTCACAGGCTCTGCAGCCTCTCCTGCCACAGGGAGGAGTCTGGTCCTCTGTTTCCGGTCAGTTCTATACTTGACCTCCCAAGCAGGTGTGGCGTGGACAGCACCACTGACGTGACTCAAACCTGCCCCAGTGTCTCGGACATCAGAGGACCGGGAACCAGGAGACAGCCTGGGAGAGGCCCCTGAGCGTCCCTCCCCAGACCTGCTCGGCTGGGCACCTTCTGTCTGTCCCTGTCCTCCGCCTCACCCACCTCCACCTGCCTGTGCCCTAGACAACACGGGcctgcacaggcacacacacatgtagACATGAACACGTGCATACacggcatgcacacacacacacacgagcaggCTCACACTTGAGCACACACACgggcatgcacacacgcacaccatgagcacacacaggcacacacaggtCACAAGGGCACACAAACAagcacccacacacacatgcacagagttgcacacatgtgcacacacacatacagacacacatgggcacacacagaagcacacacacacgcacacagcacTCTGCTGGCTTACCAGGCCCCCTGGTGAAACTGGCCGGTGGGAATTCCCATGAGGCTCATGGCGTAGGTAGGACACCGGACGCCAGCGTGGGGTACCTTCCGCGTGGGGTACCTTCCGCTCTGTTGCTGCACGAGAGGCATGTGGCAAGAGAAAGGCTGCTGGCAGAgtctggggaagggaaaggagtttTACCGGGTTAGAAAAGCCATCCCTAGCGCCCCTTGCAGGAACCCCGCTTGAGATTGGGGTTGCTAACCCCAGTGCGCGTCTTCACCCATGTTCTGAAATAAAGCAGTATATTCTGGCATTTTCTTTAGCATTTAAATGGCATCATAAACCCTGCGTCCTTTTGTAACATGCTTTTCTCCCCTTAAACGTTGTGTTGGAGCAATCCATCCCAGACAACACCCGTAGCCCTTGCCATCTCTGTTCACGGCCGTCTAGTACTCCACTGCACGCATATGCCGCGCCTGCTGATTCTCCTTCATGCGCTTTAGGTTGTACGTGATTTTTAGCCGCTTCCTCGCATgctgccagtttgcattcctctAACGTCTCTGGTGCATGTGGCCAGCGCTCCTCTCTCCAGAAGGGCTCCTGCTCATGCACGGCCGTCGCCTACACTGGGGTGTGGGAACCACTGTGAAGAGTGTCTGCCCTCACCTCACACCCCAGCTGCCACGGCATCGGATAccctgtctttaaaatttttttaatttaaattcagttaactaacatatagtgtattattattttcagaagtagaggtcagtgattcatcagtgttgTTCCGTCGcgggccctccttaatgcccatcccccacccctttccctccagcaaccctgtttgtttcctatgatttagtgtctcttatggtttgtctccctgatttctcagtgtataaaaatgcaactgatttctgcattgATTTGCATGCATTGATTTCATATCTTGCCACttaatgaattcctgtatgagttctagcaattttggggtaagtcttttggggtttctacatagattatcatgtcatctgcaaagagtgagagtttgacttctttgccagttcagatgtctttatttctttttgttgtgtgattgctgaggctaggacttccagtactatgctcaACGACGGTGGTGACACTGGGCATCCCTGCTGTATGCCTGACTTTAGggagaaagctctcagtttttttcccattgagaatgatatttgctgtgggctttttgtatatggcttagatgatattgaggtatgttcccctaTCCCTACACTGACGTTTTAATCAAAaaaggatgctgtgctttgtccaatgctttttctgcatctattgagaggatgtTATGGTtctggtcctttctttttttaatgtggcgtatcatattgattgatttgttgaTGTTGAACCACctggcagcccaggaataaataccacttagTCATGGTggatagttcttttttaaatttttttaagattacttatttatttatttgacagacagagatcacaagcaggcagagaggcaggcagagagagagggagaagcaggctccctgctgagcagagagcccaatgtgggactcgatcccaggaccctgagatcatgagccaagccaaaggtagagactttaacccactgagccacccaggcgccccgtgaacagtccttttatttttatttttttattatgtttatttttaaaattatttatttattttttaaaattttttccagtgttccagaattcgttgttgatgcaccacacccagtgctccatgcaatccgtgccctccacaatacgcaccaccaggctcacccaacctgccaccccccacccctccaaaaccctcagtttgtttttcagagtccagtttctcatggttcatctgcccctccaatttcccacagctcccttctcctctccatctccccatgtcctccgtgctatttgctatgctccacacataagtgaaaccatatggtaattgactctctctgcttgacttatttcactcagcataatgaaGAGtccttttaaaatactgttggatcctcttagctagtatcttggtgagaatttttgcatccatattcatcagggatattggtctgtaattctcttttttggtggagtctttgtctggttttggaatcaaggtaatgatggcctcagaaaagtttggaagtttttcttccaaacacaggcagagaggcatttctaatttttgaaacagcttcagaagaacaggtattcatttttctataaatgtttggtgaaattcccctgggaagctctctggccctgggctcttgtttattgggagatttttgatgactgcttcaattccTTACTagtatgggtctgttcaggttttctatttctttctggttcaattttagtGGTTTAtacgtttctaggaatgcatccatttcttccagattgtcaaatttgctgatgtaTAGTTGCTCCTAATATATTCtgataattgtttgcatttctttggttttggttgtgatctcttctctttcattcataattttatttatttgggtcctttctcttttctctttgataagtctggccagggatttatcatcttattaattctttcaaagaaccagctcctagttttgttgatttgttctactgctcttttggtttctatttcattgatttctgctctgatctttattatttctcttctcccgctgggtttaggttttctttgctgttctttctccagctcctttaggtataggtttaggttgtgtacttgaaaacttcttgtttcttgagaaaggcttgtatcactgtaCACTTTCCTCTCGTGAcgacctttgctgcatcccaaaggttttgaatggttgtgttttcattttcatttttttccatgaatttttcaattcctccttaatttcctggctgacccactcattctttagtaggttgctctttaacctccatgtatttgagttctttccaaatttcctctcatGATTGTGTtccagtttcaaatcattgtgctctgaaaatatgcagggaatgatcccagtcttttggtacaagttgagaccttatttgtggcccaggatgtgagctattctggagaatggtccatgtgcactcaagaagaatgtgtattctgttgctttaggatggaatgttctgaatatatctgcaaAGTCCATCTGGCCCATCTGGTCcatcagtgtgtcattcaaagcccttcttGTAGATCTTCTACtcagatgatctgtccactgcAGTGAGTGGGATGTTAAAATTCCCtcctattactgtattattatgtgttcctttaattttgttattaattgggttatataattgactgctcccatgttagggcataaatatttacaattgttagatcttctttttggctAGATCTTTAATTATGGTATAATGTCCTTtgtcatctcttattacagtctttggtttaaaatctaattcatctgatagaaggattgctacctcagctttctttcgATGTCCaatagcatgataaatggttttccatcccctcacattCAATCTGGAGGCATCTTTGCAGATAGCACATTGATGggtcttgcttcctttttttaaaaaaaagatcttatttatttatttgacagacagagatcacaagtaggcagagaggcaggcagagagagagatggggaagcaggcttcctgctgagtggagagcccaatacggggctcaatctcaggaccctaggatcatgacctgaactgaagacagaggctttaactcactgagccacccaggtgccccagggtcttgcctttttatccaatctgatacactgtgtcttttcaGAGTAACTGTCAAAAGATATGAACTTgctgccattgtattacctgtgaagtcactgtttctgtatattgtttctgttcttttctggtctatgTAACTTTTGAGCTCTCTCTTCTCTTAAAGGatctcttttaacatttcttctggcctggtttagtgatcataaattcttttagtttctgtttgtcctggatgctctctatctctccttctattctgaatatcATCCTAGCTGgagaaagtattcttggctgcatatttttctcatttagcaccctgagtatatcatgccagtcctttgtGTCTGCCAGGTCTCGTGGACCGGTCTGCTGCAAACCTTATGTTTCTAGCCATGTAGGTTAAGAGCcacttgtcctgagctgctttcagaattttctctttatctctgaaatttgcaagcttcactattatatgtggagatgttgacctatttttattgattttaaggggggttctttgtgcctcctggacttgaatgcctgttttcttctccagattagggaactTCTAAgctataatttattcaaataatcCTTCTGtcccattctttctttccctcgtCCTCTGGGactccaattattctaatatttttttcactttatggaatctctttcaaatccttccctcatgatccagtagctgtttctctctcttttctcagcttccttattctccatcattttgtcttctagatcactgacTCTTCTGCTTTATTTGTCCagcagagcctccattttttattgcatctcaataatagccttttaaattttgatctcattagattttagtttcttttacttctccagtaagggattctctggtatcttctatgcttttttcaagcccagctagtatctttataatcattgttctgaactctagttctgacatcttactaatgtccatattgattaggtccctggagtcagtattgcctcttgttctctttcttgaagtgagtttttccatcttgtcattctgcCCAGCTCTGTCCTGGGATATAGTCCACATCTTATACCATGGCCACTACAGTCACATGATCCACATGTTGGCAGTCTGGTAGTTGTGATACACATCTTGGgagttttattttcaattttttaaataggacAACATGCCTACATAAAGTACAGAAAACATAAGGCACAGCTTGATAAACAGTGTTCCCTGTAACCGCCACCAGGTCCAGGGAGTGGGCACACCCCATGTCCAGACCTTCTGGTTCCTCCCCCACACCCATCCCCATCTTCCTCGGGTGGCTGCCACCCTGACCTCCAGCATGTTTGAGGACTTTCCCTTGTTTCTAAACTTGTACGATTGGGATTTCCTGCTAACCTATAGTCAGATTCTGGTGTTCAGGTTCATCTAGCTCATAAATAAAAGAGAGGGAGTGGTCTCATTTTTGTCCTCTCTGTGAGAGCTTGTACAAGCTTGGAGATGTTTTCTACTTGAATGTTGCCAGCAGACACTTATAGACCCTCTGGGTCTGGTGTTGTTTTGGTG from Neovison vison isolate M4711 chromosome 6, ASM_NN_V1, whole genome shotgun sequence encodes:
- the LOC122908255 gene encoding keratin-associated protein 12-2-like, which codes for MRVRARQTKHLQQNPSSGTQPGGSTNKEVSSCVPCCPDPRSPNIKAARDRSLQNSPPSSLIPLQPHATMCHTSCSTGCQSACCVLSPCQMSCCVPSSCQPASCTPSSCQTSCYVPVSCRPAVSVSCKPALYVVPSCQSSVCVPVSCKPLVFMASSCQSSGGC